The DNA region TCCAGTAAATATGACGAGGCGTCCAGGGCCGTAGAGGGGTCGGTAAATTGTTTGATAGCCTTGTACAGCTTTTCGTATTCGAGAGTGTGTGCGTTGAGGTCCATGGGCGAAAAAGCCCAATGCTCGATTTCTTCGTGGTTTGGTTGGTATATAGGCTTTCCTTGTTGCCCGTTCATGATTTCTGTAATTTCATCGCCGAATTCAATTCTATAATCGGTTAATCCGCCGTTGAAAAAGTGGAAGAATTTGGAAGCTTGGGAACACCATTCAATGTGCTTGCTTATATCCGCGCCTGTGAATTGCGTCTCGTGGTCACGGTTCCATAAGTCTGCGATATCGGAAGCGGTCGCTACGCCGTAAAGATTGGCTGCAACCTTGCAATAATCCGCGAACCCCACCATTTCTTTGGATGGGGCGTTTTTCACGATGTTCTGCAAAAGTTCATGGGGCAAATACGCCTTTAAGTGGTCAGGATCTTTGCCATAAAGATAGAGCAGACCCATTTCTGCCAGATACAAAATCTTCTCTGCGAAAACATCGCGGGCGGCTTGGCCCTTGTTCATTTTTTTGCATTCCTGGTTGAAGGACTCCTCGTTTTTATAATCCATGAACATAAGCCAAAAGGAGATCATGAACGGGCTTTCGTAAGTTACGAAGGCTTCGGCTGTCTTGTGAAGATTGCGCTCCAGCCACATCATGTATTCGAACTTTGTGAAATATGTGTCGGGAGCCTCGCCGGTATGCCAAAAGGGAGCGACATTTTCGTAAATCTGCTGAATTTCTGGCCTGTGCAAATTGTTCAGCAGGGAATGCAACATCCCCTGCTTTGGTGCTTCCTTATGGATGCAGAATGGAGAATCGAAAATAAACTGGTTGAGCTCAAAGCCTAAATTTATGTTCATGGTGCAATCTTAGAAACTTACTCCATTTTGAAAAAAGTTCTCTACTCTTCCGTCAGTATGCAG from Fibrobacter sp. includes:
- a CDS encoding SEC-C domain-containing protein, giving the protein MNINLGFELNQFIFDSPFCIHKEAPKQGMLHSLLNNLHRPEIQQIYENVAPFWHTGEAPDTYFTKFEYMMWLERNLHKTAEAFVTYESPFMISFWLMFMDYKNEESFNQECKKMNKGQAARDVFAEKILYLAEMGLLYLYGKDPDHLKAYLPHELLQNIVKNAPSKEMVGFADYCKVAANLYGVATASDIADLWNRDHETQFTGADISKHIEWCSQASKFFHFFNGGLTDYRIEFGDEITEIMNGQQGKPIYQPNHEEIEHWAFSPMDLNAHTLEYEKLYKAIKQFTDPSTALDASSYLLEACIRGKNPFREIEFLRTEFSIEFKDINEVEKVLRPLQDFNNNCRMWVNLGYTPLTMPKKSSAAPFNIPTQSDVPKVGRNDPCPCGSGLKFKKCCGKNMS